The following are from one region of the Paenalkalicoccus suaedae genome:
- a CDS encoding mannitol-1-phosphate 5-dehydrogenase yields MLALHFGAGNIGKGFIGYVLSKNGYDLCFVDVNQLHIDQINTKRSYDIELLDKTRSKQEVAPAYALNSITQKQDVIDTIARADVITTSVGVDNLTKIAAVLAEGLMKRSAAGKKKLNVFANENAINASSILKEEVYKHVSEKEKEELEAFTSFPNTAVDRLALSSTSEDGDILLVEPFYEWVIDESACMDDGLAPLKGVHYTKSLAPYIDRKLYIVNQGHATTAYLGHLIGYTTIRESLENDDIKTVVMGAMREAATYVSLKHGQDIEELYQFVDVTLTRFTNPNVSDPVSRVGRAPIRKLGANERIVTPALTLIKVGHSVKSLAKSIAAGYLFDVPEDEESAKLQDFIRDNGIEKAVRTFSKIEEKELLTSILNEYTFLKEIADSISS; encoded by the coding sequence TTGTTAGCGTTACATTTTGGAGCTGGTAACATAGGGAAGGGCTTTATTGGCTACGTGTTAAGTAAAAATGGATATGATCTTTGCTTTGTTGATGTTAACCAATTGCACATTGACCAGATTAATACGAAACGAAGCTATGACATAGAGCTATTAGATAAGACACGGAGTAAGCAAGAAGTAGCGCCTGCTTACGCTCTAAACAGTATCACGCAAAAGCAGGATGTCATTGATACGATTGCACGAGCGGATGTGATTACGACTTCTGTTGGCGTTGATAATTTGACCAAAATAGCTGCAGTGCTTGCAGAAGGGCTTATGAAGCGGAGCGCAGCCGGCAAGAAGAAGCTGAACGTATTTGCGAATGAGAACGCGATAAATGCGAGTTCTATCCTGAAGGAAGAAGTGTACAAACACGTTTCTGAAAAAGAGAAAGAAGAGCTTGAAGCTTTTACCTCGTTCCCTAATACAGCGGTAGATCGGCTTGCATTATCAAGCACGAGTGAAGACGGAGATATTCTGCTAGTCGAGCCATTTTATGAGTGGGTTATTGACGAATCTGCGTGCATGGATGATGGACTTGCTCCATTAAAAGGGGTGCACTATACGAAATCCTTAGCGCCATACATTGACAGGAAGCTATATATTGTTAATCAAGGACATGCGACGACTGCCTATTTGGGACATTTAATTGGCTACACGACAATTCGAGAATCGCTAGAAAATGACGATATAAAGACTGTTGTCATGGGCGCCATGCGTGAAGCTGCTACCTATGTCTCACTCAAACATGGACAGGATATCGAGGAATTGTATCAATTTGTCGATGTGACGCTAACACGGTTCACCAATCCAAACGTGTCGGATCCTGTCAGTCGCGTCGGTCGAGCTCCGATTCGTAAGTTAGGCGCGAATGAGCGAATTGTCACGCCGGCACTAACGCTAATTAAAGTAGGCCATTCGGTTAAATCTTTGGCAAAATCCATTGCAGCAGGATATTTATTCGACGTCCCAGAAGACGAGGAATCCGCTAAGCTCCAAGACTTTATCCGAGACAATGGGATAGAAAAAGCGGTGCGAACGTTCAGTAAGATTGAAGAAAAGGAGCTTCTTACGAGTATCCTAAATGAATATACGTTTTTAAAAGAAATAGCTGATAGTATATCATCATGA